The Pseudomonas orientalis genome contains a region encoding:
- a CDS encoding type II secretion system F family protein, with the protein MAISLLISAVLFLAALALVLANLIKHRRGQRLVAQRLQGQMGREHRLGAMMRQLGNSPLAQRSVSLDNETQTLLNRVGWRKASQRSMFAAFQIGTPVLLLIVTLITQQVLFPKGDSPWLVPLIALGIGYLLPKRILASVAKARQQRISQEVSTFIPLLRILFESGMAVEQALRVLSIEAQRLLPALTHELRLILSRVDSGLELSEELGKTARLLAVDEFTDTCIILQQLVHQGAGAMKSLLALKQLLDDRRLTRIQEFVSKMSAKMSVVMMVFLFPALLIVLGGPAFIGITRALSNL; encoded by the coding sequence ATGGCTATTTCACTGCTGATCAGCGCTGTGTTGTTTCTGGCCGCCCTGGCGCTGGTGCTGGCCAACCTGATCAAACATCGACGTGGTCAGCGTCTGGTTGCCCAGCGCCTGCAAGGGCAGATGGGCCGCGAACATCGCCTCGGTGCGATGATGCGGCAGTTGGGCAACAGCCCGCTGGCGCAACGTTCGGTCAGCCTGGACAACGAAACCCAGACGCTGCTCAACCGCGTGGGTTGGCGCAAAGCCAGCCAGCGCTCGATGTTCGCCGCCTTCCAGATCGGCACGCCGGTGCTGCTGTTGATCGTGACCCTGATCACTCAGCAGGTGCTGTTTCCCAAGGGCGACTCGCCATGGCTGGTGCCCCTGATCGCGCTCGGCATCGGCTATCTGCTGCCCAAGCGTATCCTGGCCAGCGTGGCCAAGGCCCGCCAGCAGCGCATCTCCCAGGAAGTCTCGACGTTCATTCCGCTGCTGCGCATCCTGTTCGAATCGGGCATGGCGGTCGAACAGGCGCTGCGTGTATTGAGCATCGAAGCGCAACGCCTGCTGCCGGCGCTGACCCATGAATTGCGGCTGATCCTGAGCCGGGTCGACTCCGGCCTTGAGCTCAGTGAAGAGTTGGGCAAGACCGCCAGGCTGCTGGCCGTGGACGAGTTCACCGACACCTGCATCATCCTCCAGCAACTGGTTCATCAGGGCGCCGGCGCGATGAAATCGTTGCTGGCGCTCAAGCAATTGCTCGACGACCGGCGCCTGACCCGCATCCAGGAATTTGTGTCGAAGATGTCGGCGAAGATGTCGGTGGTGATGATGGTGTTTCTGTTTCCCGCCTTGCTGATCGTGCTCGGGGGGCCGGCATTCATCGGCATCACCCGGGCGTTGAGTAACTTATGA
- a CDS encoding type II secretion system F family protein, whose protein sequence is MTGAILLCICLILIGLSVRSFQNGLRRARTERVLDRLAEGQPQLVEESDSWSGVERMFLRAGLGKPSDNLGLWLTAWGLGVVLGLIVAGWLGLLVMLLSPPLLLRLYIAWRYQRRIKRMIEQLPQLLDHTVRSLKAGRTLADAVLGGIEVTEDPLKKAMGRVRRNVQLGVSLPESAHDFAEFYERDEFRLFALGLKVNHRYGGNASELLENLIKMIREREQAARQLRALTGETRVTAYVLTALPISMVGYFLAVNPAYLMTMWNDGTGRLLLFVALMMQVLGCFTLWRMLRSV, encoded by the coding sequence ATGACCGGGGCCATCCTGCTATGCATCTGCCTGATCCTGATCGGCCTGTCGGTCCGCTCATTCCAGAACGGCTTGCGCCGCGCCCGGACCGAGCGCGTGCTGGACCGCCTCGCCGAAGGCCAGCCGCAGCTCGTCGAAGAAAGCGATTCGTGGAGCGGTGTGGAGCGCATGTTCCTGCGCGCCGGCCTGGGCAAACCCAGTGACAACCTGGGCCTGTGGCTGACCGCCTGGGGCCTGGGCGTGGTGCTGGGGTTGATCGTCGCCGGCTGGCTCGGCCTGCTGGTGATGCTGCTGTCGCCGCCCCTGCTGCTGCGCCTGTACATCGCCTGGCGTTACCAACGCCGGATCAAACGCATGATCGAGCAACTGCCGCAGTTGCTCGACCACACCGTGCGCAGCCTCAAGGCCGGGCGCACCCTGGCCGACGCGGTGCTGGGCGGTATCGAGGTGACCGAAGATCCGCTGAAAAAAGCCATGGGCCGGGTCCGGCGCAACGTGCAACTGGGCGTCAGCCTGCCGGAGTCCGCCCACGATTTCGCCGAATTCTACGAACGCGACGAGTTCCGTCTGTTCGCCCTGGGCTTGAAGGTCAATCACCGCTACGGCGGCAATGCCAGCGAGCTGTTGGAAAACCTGATCAAGATGATCCGCGAGCGCGAGCAAGCCGCGCGCCAGCTACGCGCCCTGACCGGCGAAACCCGGGTGACCGCCTACGTGCTCACCGCCCTGCCCATTTCGATGGTGGGCTATTTCCTGGCGGTCAACCCGGCCTACCTGATGACCATGTGGAACGACGGCACCGGCCGCCTGCTGTTATTCGTCGCCCTGATGATGCAGGTGCTCGGCTGCTTCACCCTGTGGCGCATGTTGCGGAGCGTATGA
- a CDS encoding CpaF family protein has product MTSEKLFGAPARGQGGNTDHDGLKLVLHRYIIDAIEESGKNLLEGSRQSLAQFVIDKVAEYINRMHLAISRYEMERLAEEIVDELTGFGPLEVLLRDPSVTEILVNGPHRVFIERDGLLHQSDLRFIDAHHVERVMQRILAPLGRRLDASSPMVDARLPDGSRVNAIIPPIALDGPCLSIRKFRRDMLKSSDLVAMQTIDQNIFDFFQEAVGKRCNILISGGTGTGKTTLLNILSQLINPHERLVTIEDVAELQLAHPHVVRLETRPPNAEGHGEVKASDLIRNALRMRPDRIILGEIRGVEVIDVLTAMNTGHDGSMSTVHANNAADALLRLETLVGLTGRVVAEKTLRQMICAALDVVVQLTRLPDGRRCVSEVVEVVGIRDDVYVTNTLFRHDRRTGFGFVREALNPAGEKLRRESA; this is encoded by the coding sequence ATGACCAGCGAAAAACTCTTCGGCGCCCCCGCACGAGGCCAGGGTGGCAACACCGACCACGACGGTCTGAAGCTGGTGCTGCATCGCTACATCATTGATGCCATCGAAGAGTCGGGCAAGAACCTGCTGGAAGGCTCGCGCCAGTCCCTGGCGCAATTTGTCATCGACAAAGTCGCCGAGTACATCAACCGCATGCACCTGGCGATCTCGCGCTACGAGATGGAGCGCCTGGCCGAAGAAATCGTCGACGAACTGACCGGTTTCGGCCCGCTGGAAGTGCTGCTGCGCGACCCGTCCGTCACCGAAATCCTGGTCAATGGCCCGCACCGGGTGTTTATCGAGCGTGACGGCCTGCTGCACCAGAGCGACCTGCGCTTTATCGACGCACACCATGTGGAGCGCGTCATGCAGCGCATCCTCGCGCCGCTGGGGCGGCGCCTGGATGCCTCGTCGCCGATGGTCGATGCACGCTTGCCCGATGGCAGCCGGGTCAATGCGATCATCCCGCCGATTGCCCTGGACGGGCCGTGCCTGTCGATTCGAAAATTTCGCAGGGACATGCTCAAAAGCAGCGATCTGGTGGCTATGCAGACCATTGACCAGAACATTTTCGACTTCTTCCAGGAAGCGGTGGGCAAGCGTTGCAACATCCTCATCAGCGGCGGCACCGGCACGGGTAAAACCACACTGCTGAACATACTCAGTCAGTTGATCAACCCCCATGAACGCCTGGTCACCATCGAGGACGTGGCCGAACTGCAACTGGCCCACCCCCACGTCGTACGCCTGGAAACCCGTCCACCGAATGCCGAGGGCCATGGCGAGGTCAAGGCCAGCGACCTGATCCGCAACGCCCTGCGCATGCGCCCCGACCGCATCATCCTCGGCGAAATTCGCGGCGTGGAAGTGATCGATGTCCTCACCGCAATGAACACCGGCCACGACGGTTCCATGAGCACCGTGCACGCCAACAATGCCGCCGATGCCCTGCTGCGCCTGGAAACCCTGGTGGGATTGACCGGCCGAGTGGTCGCGGAAAAGACCCTGCGCCAGATGATCTGCGCAGCGCTGGATGTGGTGGTCCAGTTGACCCGTCTGCCGGACGGCCGTCGGTGCGTCAGCGAAGTGGTCGAAGTGGTGGGCATCCGCGACGACGTGTACGTGACCAACACGCTGTTCCGCCATGACCGGCGCACCGGCTTCGGCTTTGTGCGCGAGGCGCTCAACCCGGCCGGCGAAAAGCTGCGCCGCGAATCGGCCTAG
- a CDS encoding AAA family ATPase: MSDSLSQTFLAITRNTTDLEWLQGALAPLGQVVSAGSGTLDELLALVDVTFASLVFIGLDREHLVAQSALIEGALEAKPMLAIVALGDGMDNQLVLNAMRAGARDFVAYGSRSSEVAGLVRRLSKRLPPVATNTQLGGLSVLYGTQSSSDGALLTSHLALVVQKSGQQTLLLDLGLPRGDSLALLGLESSFNFGDALRHLRRLDTTLINSAFTSAEDGLRILAYAPGDEPLERTSAAELYMLLSALRQHFQHIVVNLAGQPDSEALRTFVSHCDKLLWCTDQNVLDCRRNLAVLNLWREKGMKLDHARLLIDRYIKSCAPDADALSKSFGLEVISVLPLSPEVRLNAKNQGQTLFALTPREALTQALKTLGQRLAKRSEDANRKSPSRWLERLLGADK, encoded by the coding sequence ATGAGCGATAGCCTGAGCCAGACGTTCCTGGCAATCACCCGCAATACCACCGACCTGGAGTGGTTGCAGGGCGCCCTGGCGCCTCTGGGCCAAGTGGTCAGCGCCGGCAGCGGCACCCTCGATGAATTGCTGGCGCTGGTCGATGTGACCTTCGCCAGCCTGGTATTCATCGGCCTTGACCGCGAGCATCTGGTGGCCCAGAGCGCGCTGATCGAAGGCGCCCTGGAAGCCAAGCCGATGCTGGCCATCGTCGCCCTCGGTGACGGCATGGACAACCAGTTGGTGCTCAATGCCATGCGCGCCGGGGCGCGGGACTTCGTCGCCTACGGCTCGCGCTCCAGCGAAGTCGCCGGGCTGGTGCGCCGCTTGAGCAAGCGCCTGCCCCCGGTCGCGACCAACACGCAATTGGGCGGCCTCTCGGTGCTCTACGGCACCCAGAGCAGTTCCGACGGCGCCCTGCTCACCAGCCACCTGGCGCTGGTGGTGCAAAAGAGCGGCCAGCAGACGCTGTTGCTCGACCTGGGCCTGCCCCGCGGTGACAGCCTGGCGCTGCTGGGCCTGGAAAGCTCGTTCAACTTCGGCGATGCCCTGCGCCACCTGAGGCGGCTGGACACCACCCTGATCAACAGCGCCTTCACCTCGGCCGAAGACGGCCTGCGCATTCTCGCCTACGCGCCCGGCGACGAGCCCCTGGAGCGCACCAGCGCCGCCGAGCTCTACATGCTGCTCAGTGCACTGCGCCAGCACTTCCAGCACATTGTGGTGAACCTTGCCGGCCAGCCGGACAGCGAGGCTCTGCGCACCTTTGTCAGCCACTGCGACAAGCTGCTGTGGTGCACCGATCAAAACGTACTGGACTGCCGACGCAACCTCGCCGTACTGAACCTGTGGCGCGAAAAAGGCATGAAGCTCGACCATGCCAGACTGCTGATCGATCGCTACATCAAAAGCTGCGCGCCGGACGCCGATGCCTTGAGCAAAAGCTTCGGCCTGGAAGTGATTTCCGTGTTGCCCCTGAGCCCGGAGGTCCGGCTGAACGCCAAGAACCAGGGGCAAACCCTGTTTGCATTGACACCGCGCGAAGCCCTGACTCAGGCGCTCAAAACCCTCGGCCAGCGCCTGGCGAAACGCTCGGAAGACGCCAATCGAAAATCCCCCAGCCGCTGGCTGGAGCGCTTGTTGGGAGCCGATAAATGA
- a CDS encoding type II and III secretion system protein family protein, with amino-acid sequence MNRRFVPVFTLKIACALLLSHLSMSLAVAAQGNCASLGQLPAALSVGEGLQQELQSPVAITRLAIGDPKIADVHLNGDRTFLLTGVGPGTTSLMVWTACSTTPRQSMVFVKGKANTALTSLSLSPADDPLLPSQVQTDIRFVEVSRTKLKEASTKILGIGNNFFLGSPNLLFPTPSTFKLPVSADNFNIGFGGGRVSAMINALESSGFAYTLARPSLVAMSGQSATFLAGGEIPVPVPSSGSDTISIEYKEFGIRLTLTPTVIDRNRISLKVAPEVSELDYTNAVVIENIRVPALTIRRTDTSVSLADGESFVISGLISSNTTTNIGKFPGLGDIPILGAFFRDSSVKREDKELLMIVTPHLVQPLAANAQLPSLPGERMRNYDPNWYRLFFLENGNFDRLNGLSQ; translated from the coding sequence ATGAACCGACGTTTCGTACCGGTGTTCACGCTGAAAATCGCCTGCGCCCTGCTGCTGTCGCACCTGTCCATGAGCCTGGCCGTGGCCGCTCAGGGCAATTGCGCCAGCCTTGGACAATTGCCCGCCGCGTTGTCGGTCGGCGAGGGCCTGCAACAGGAGTTGCAATCGCCGGTAGCGATCACGCGCCTGGCCATTGGCGATCCGAAAATCGCCGACGTTCATCTCAATGGCGACCGAACCTTCCTGCTTACCGGCGTCGGCCCCGGCACCACCAGCCTGATGGTCTGGACCGCCTGTTCCACCACGCCGCGCCAGAGCATGGTCTTCGTCAAGGGCAAGGCCAATACCGCCTTGACCAGTCTGTCGCTGTCGCCGGCCGATGATCCGCTGCTGCCCAGCCAGGTCCAGACCGATATCCGCTTCGTCGAAGTCAGCCGTACCAAACTCAAGGAGGCCAGCACCAAGATCCTCGGCATCGGCAACAACTTTTTCCTCGGCAGCCCGAACTTGCTGTTCCCCACACCCAGCACCTTTAAACTGCCGGTGAGCGCGGACAACTTCAATATCGGCTTTGGCGGTGGTCGCGTTTCGGCGATGATCAATGCCCTGGAAAGCAGCGGCTTCGCCTACACCCTCGCCCGGCCAAGCCTGGTGGCCATGAGCGGGCAAAGCGCAACCTTCCTCGCCGGGGGGGAAATACCGGTGCCGGTGCCGAGCAGCGGCAGCGACACCATCTCGATCGAGTACAAGGAATTCGGCATCCGCCTGACCCTCACCCCGACCGTGATCGACCGTAACCGCATTTCGCTCAAGGTGGCGCCAGAGGTCAGCGAGCTCGACTACACCAACGCCGTGGTCATCGAAAATATCCGCGTGCCGGCCCTGACCATCCGCCGCACCGACACCAGCGTGTCCCTGGCCGATGGCGAAAGCTTTGTGATCAGCGGCCTGATCAGCAGCAACACCACCACCAACATCGGCAAGTTTCCCGGCCTGGGTGACATTCCGATCCTGGGGGCGTTCTTTCGCGATTCCTCGGTCAAGCGCGAAGACAAGGAGTTGCTGATGATCGTCACGCCGCACCTGGTGCAACCGCTGGCAGCCAACGCCCAGTTGCCGTCGTTGCCCGGTGAAAGAATGCGCAACTACGACCCGAACTGGTACCGCCTGTTCTTCTTGGAAAACGGCAATTTCGACCGGCTCAACGGGCTGTCCCAATGA
- the cpaB gene encoding Flp pilus assembly protein CpaB, which yields MNTRLSMVLAGVLLVGALFAGYWGLVLSREPAPAPPPPPAAAPAEQAVAVVEDQTRQSVVVLAHDVPPFVALVAADLSIEKLRTVPAGSLSNVEQAIGRTPWRALSAGSWLNDESFTAGGPLARMIRADERALAVAVDEVIGAAGQLSPGDYVDVLLYLRQDAANLEQSAQVVIPAMRLLSVGDQMGLTNDGTPASPRALTAEERAQRQAPSRTVVLAVPEQLLSRLMLATQAGTLRLAVRSADERLLSRYWAGEGDAPGNLQNANRDLYQFTQLALAQAPRKVAQSGAPRRAGVEVIRGNQATQQTPD from the coding sequence ATGAACACGCGTCTGAGCATGGTACTGGCCGGTGTGTTACTGGTCGGTGCGCTGTTTGCCGGCTACTGGGGATTGGTCCTGAGCCGTGAGCCCGCCCCGGCTCCGCCACCGCCGCCAGCGGCTGCTCCCGCCGAACAAGCCGTTGCCGTTGTAGAAGACCAGACCCGTCAATCGGTCGTCGTCCTGGCCCACGATGTGCCCCCCTTCGTTGCCCTGGTTGCCGCTGATCTGAGCATCGAGAAGCTGCGCACGGTACCGGCCGGCAGCCTGAGCAATGTCGAGCAGGCCATCGGCCGCACACCGTGGCGGGCGCTCAGCGCCGGCAGTTGGTTGAACGATGAAAGCTTCACCGCCGGCGGGCCGCTGGCACGCATGATCCGTGCCGATGAACGCGCCCTGGCCGTGGCCGTCGATGAAGTGATTGGCGCCGCCGGCCAGTTGAGCCCCGGCGACTATGTGGACGTGCTGCTGTACCTGCGCCAGGACGCCGCCAACCTTGAACAATCGGCTCAGGTGGTGATCCCCGCCATGCGCCTGCTGAGCGTCGGCGACCAGATGGGCCTGACCAACGACGGCACCCCAGCGTCTCCTCGTGCGCTGACTGCCGAAGAGAGAGCTCAACGCCAAGCCCCCTCGCGCACGGTGGTGCTGGCCGTGCCCGAACAGCTGTTGAGCCGGCTGATGCTGGCCACCCAGGCCGGCACCCTGCGCCTGGCCGTGCGCAGCGCCGACGAGCGTCTGCTGAGCCGCTACTGGGCCGGCGAAGGCGACGCGCCGGGCAACCTGCAGAACGCTAACCGCGACCTTTATCAGTTCACGCAACTGGCCTTGGCCCAGGCCCCCAGAAAAGTAGCCCAGAGCGGGGCCCCGCGCCGCGCCGGTGTCGAGGTGATCCGTGGCAATCAGGCAACCCAACAAACACCCGACTGA
- a CDS encoding Flp family type IVb pilin, with amino-acid sequence MVLALLMKLYVQLQLLFHRKDGATAIEYLILVAIVALVILAAGTTLGPQITAFFTRIGTAISP; translated from the coding sequence ATGGTCCTTGCTCTGCTGATGAAGCTTTACGTTCAACTTCAATTGTTGTTTCATCGTAAAGACGGCGCGACAGCAATCGAATACCTCATTCTTGTGGCGATTGTAGCGCTGGTTATACTCGCCGCCGGGACAACGCTGGGGCCGCAGATCACTGCCTTCTTTACCAGGATCGGTACAGCAATTTCCCCTTGA
- a CDS encoding response regulator — MNVAASPSQLTRQQILLVDDEEDALVELAESLENEGFVCFTATSVTFALQELTLHPDIALVITDLRMPEESGISLIKRLREHTSRSHLPVIVMSGHAEMDDVSDMLRLQVLDLFRKPIYLVRLIDTLNSLFPRTIH; from the coding sequence ATGAATGTTGCTGCATCTCCAAGCCAACTAACCCGCCAACAAATCCTGCTGGTGGACGACGAAGAGGATGCCCTCGTTGAACTGGCGGAGTCGCTGGAGAACGAGGGCTTCGTTTGTTTTACCGCCACCTCCGTGACATTCGCCCTGCAGGAACTCACCCTGCACCCCGATATCGCCCTGGTCATCACCGACCTGCGCATGCCCGAGGAAAGCGGGATTTCCTTGATCAAGCGCCTGCGCGAACACACTTCTCGCTCCCACCTGCCGGTGATCGTGATGTCTGGCCATGCCGAGATGGATGACGTCAGCGACATGCTGCGCCTGCAGGTGCTGGACCTGTTTCGCAAGCCCATCTATCTGGTGCGGCTGATCGATACGCTCAACAGTCTTTTCCCCCGGACAATTCATTAA
- a CDS encoding ShlB/FhaC/HecB family hemolysin secretion/activation protein, with the protein MRVFTPLFLLTLSAYAQAETLPTFLNSNDTIRTLPVPNLPADAYRPATPQTQVPEAQPTAGQPLLMDTSVTIRKLQIEGGTIYPLTETAQAYAPLIGHETNLAQLIEATRGITRRYQQDGYLLSYAFLPQQTFENGLVRVVLVEGYIKDYQQTGDVGAVSAYVDKLAQQLLAERPLTRKTFERYTTLMSRIPGLTVQAQVPPPGTTDGATHMQIQASRKPFTTSMSLVQKSRGGTQALLSATSHAQTALGEQLSVSGLFPPGEDKEHYYRVDYNQFINAEGTQLALAAERYRADPHSRVQLDGGFELKPHQSIDRYSIGLSHPFIASPTESLTLGTRLYAVDQTTRYKLMGYPLRFDIESNLRALAFEGDWRKADARQLRILTGGLYHGIDSVGAKARSDLDVATPDLDFFRLRLSGVQSDKFFDNWQGVLSGALYWSDNSLPDSERATFGGQNFGRGYPDDQGSGDKGWGVAYEVNYSFNRAGNWLKVLQPYVVLDRARAWFNDLPVKAGDMSSAAVGLRFGDNKYYNIALEAAKPMSDIALDSFNRRARYTLSFSYQL; encoded by the coding sequence ATGCGCGTGTTCACGCCGTTGTTCCTGCTGACCCTCAGTGCTTACGCCCAGGCCGAGACCCTTCCCACCTTCCTCAACAGCAATGACACCATCCGCACCTTGCCGGTACCCAACCTGCCTGCCGACGCCTATCGACCGGCCACGCCGCAAACCCAGGTGCCTGAAGCGCAGCCCACCGCCGGCCAGCCCCTGTTGATGGACACCAGCGTGACCATTCGCAAACTGCAGATCGAAGGCGGCACGATCTATCCGCTCACCGAGACGGCCCAGGCCTATGCACCGCTGATTGGCCACGAGACCAATCTTGCGCAATTGATCGAAGCCACCCGAGGCATCACCCGCCGCTATCAGCAGGACGGCTACCTGTTGTCCTACGCGTTCCTGCCGCAACAGACCTTCGAAAACGGCCTGGTCCGCGTGGTACTGGTGGAAGGCTACATCAAGGATTACCAGCAAACCGGCGATGTCGGTGCGGTGTCGGCCTATGTCGACAAACTGGCGCAACAGCTCCTCGCCGAACGCCCCCTCACGCGCAAGACCTTCGAGCGCTACACCACCCTGATGAGCCGCATCCCCGGCCTCACCGTACAGGCGCAAGTGCCGCCGCCGGGCACCACCGATGGCGCCACGCACATGCAGATCCAGGCCAGCCGCAAGCCCTTCACCACCAGCATGAGCCTGGTGCAGAAAAGCCGGGGCGGCACCCAAGCTTTGCTCAGCGCCACCAGCCATGCGCAAACCGCCCTGGGCGAACAGTTGAGCGTCAGTGGCCTGTTCCCACCGGGCGAGGACAAAGAGCACTACTACCGGGTGGACTACAACCAGTTCATCAATGCCGAGGGCACCCAGCTGGCACTCGCCGCAGAGCGTTATCGCGCCGATCCCCACAGCCGTGTGCAACTGGACGGCGGCTTCGAACTCAAGCCCCATCAGTCGATCGATCGCTACTCCATCGGCCTGAGCCATCCCTTCATTGCCTCGCCCACCGAGTCACTCACCCTGGGCACGCGCCTGTACGCGGTGGACCAGACCACCCGCTACAAACTGATGGGCTACCCGCTGCGCTTCGATATCGAATCCAACCTGCGTGCCCTGGCGTTCGAGGGCGACTGGCGCAAGGCCGACGCGCGACAGCTGCGAATCCTCACCGGCGGCCTGTATCACGGCATCGACAGTGTGGGCGCCAAGGCGCGCAGTGATCTGGACGTGGCCACACCGGACCTCGACTTCTTCCGCCTGCGCCTGTCCGGCGTGCAAAGCGACAAGTTCTTCGACAACTGGCAAGGCGTGCTTTCAGGCGCGCTCTACTGGAGCGACAACAGCCTTCCCGACAGCGAACGCGCCACGTTTGGCGGGCAGAACTTCGGCCGTGGCTACCCCGACGACCAGGGCTCGGGCGACAAGGGATGGGGTGTGGCGTACGAGGTCAACTACAGCTTCAACCGCGCCGGCAATTGGCTGAAGGTGCTGCAACCCTACGTGGTGCTCGACCGCGCCAGGGCCTGGTTCAACGACCTGCCGGTCAAGGCCGGAGACATGTCCTCGGCGGCGGTGGGTCTGCGCTTTGGCGATAACAAGTACTACAACATCGCCCTGGAGGCCGCCAAGCCGATGTCGGACATCGCCCTGGACAGCTTCAACCGGCGAGCGCGGTATACGCTGAGCTTCAGCTATCAACTGTAA
- a CDS encoding collagen-like triple helix repeat-containing protein, with product MKTQVVFWKASTALALILAMSLGGCSSGGGGHKSSVAASSPDAGAGAGGGTGGGTGGGSGDGTGGSTGGGTGGGTGGGTGGGTGGGTGDGTGGGTGGGTGGGTGGGTGGETGSTATPLVTGRIAGTLGTTVGNVGAAVGDLGSTLNGVPIVGTTAGGLVTSAGTAVTSIGTGVTRGLGSLGTRRNSLGITVAGVGNGVSDVGGGLSTTGRSLSTTLGGVPVVGGLTGGVGGAVGGVVDNVGTAVTMLGDTLSTASTTGPLGSLTGNVNRRVLVPVVSLVENTTGNLGNATGLGRPVNGLVGKVGAAVTGLGTQVASTGGTGNPVTTLVGNVLTGVRGTLDQSGGYVAPTGGAAAPGIPELVGGLVNNAGTGLNVGNTNGTVSAAGVTGGALGNTIASVGTVLGGTGVANTGATAPVATVTANVGAALNPVTSGVTTVTQNIGTTTGVGAPVNGLVTQVGGAVSSLGTNLSTASANPVTTTLGTTVTAVGNTVGSVGGLVTGGTGGTATTGGLGGLVNGLTGR from the coding sequence ATGAAAACTCAAGTCGTGTTCTGGAAAGCAAGTACCGCACTGGCGTTGATTCTGGCAATGAGCCTCGGCGGCTGCAGCAGCGGTGGTGGCGGACACAAATCAAGCGTGGCGGCGTCGTCGCCGGATGCTGGCGCAGGTGCCGGTGGCGGTACGGGGGGTGGCACCGGCGGCGGCTCTGGCGATGGTACCGGAGGCAGCACGGGTGGTGGTACCGGTGGAGGTACAGGCGGCGGCACGGGTGGCGGTACCGGTGGTGGTACAGGCGACGGCACTGGCGGCGGTACCGGTGGTGGCACTGGCGGAGGCACAGGTGGCGGCACTGGCGGCGAAACAGGTTCGACAGCCACTCCGCTCGTCACTGGCCGGATCGCCGGCACCCTCGGCACCACCGTGGGCAATGTGGGCGCAGCGGTGGGTGATCTCGGTTCGACCTTGAACGGTGTCCCCATTGTCGGCACGACGGCAGGCGGCCTGGTCACTTCGGCCGGCACCGCCGTCACCAGCATCGGCACCGGCGTCACCCGTGGCCTGGGCTCACTGGGCACCCGCCGTAACTCGCTGGGCATCACTGTCGCGGGTGTCGGCAACGGCGTGTCCGATGTGGGCGGTGGCCTGTCGACCACCGGCCGATCGCTGTCGACCACCCTCGGCGGTGTCCCCGTCGTCGGCGGTCTGACCGGCGGCGTGGGCGGCGCAGTCGGTGGTGTGGTGGATAACGTGGGCACTGCCGTGACAATGCTCGGCGATACCCTCAGCACCGCCAGCACCACCGGTCCCTTGGGCTCCCTGACCGGCAACGTGAACCGCAGGGTACTGGTGCCGGTGGTTTCACTGGTGGAAAACACCACCGGCAACCTCGGCAATGCCACAGGCCTGGGTAGGCCTGTCAACGGCCTGGTGGGCAAAGTGGGCGCCGCCGTCACCGGCCTCGGCACCCAGGTCGCCAGCACCGGCGGTACCGGCAACCCTGTGACCACGCTTGTCGGCAACGTGCTGACGGGCGTCCGCGGCACGCTCGACCAGTCCGGCGGCTATGTCGCGCCCACCGGCGGCGCCGCAGCCCCCGGTATACCGGAGCTGGTCGGCGGCCTGGTGAACAACGCAGGCACCGGCCTCAACGTCGGCAACACCAACGGCACCGTCAGTGCAGCCGGTGTGACCGGCGGCGCATTGGGCAACACCATTGCCTCGGTGGGCACCGTACTGGGTGGCACGGGTGTCGCCAACACCGGCGCCACCGCCCCGGTCGCAACCGTGACCGCCAACGTCGGCGCAGCCTTGAACCCGGTGACCTCCGGCGTCACCACAGTGACGCAAAACATCGGCACCACCACCGGCGTCGGTGCTCCGGTCAACGGCCTGGTGACTCAAGTCGGCGGCGCCGTCAGCAGCCTGGGCACTAACCTGAGCACAGCCAGCGCCAACCCGGTCACCACGACCCTGGGCACCACCGTAACCGCCGTGGGCAATACGGTAGGCTCGGTGGGCGGCCTGGTCACAGGCGGCACCGGCGGCACTGCAACAACCGGAGGCCTGGGCGGTTTGGTGAACGGCCTGACCGGCAGATAG